One Candidatus Bathyarchaeota archaeon DNA segment encodes these proteins:
- the purQ gene encoding phosphoribosylformylglycinamidine synthase subunit PurQ — MHGIGRLEVDVMERSEVKVCIVRVGGTNCDEETKRAFEDLGVVAEIVHLNRLIKGARLSDYEMLVIPGGFSYGDYVRAGAILAKRLMARIRGDLLTFVESGKPVLGICNGFQVLVECGLLPGFDGVSDLPEAALATNSPIGYRCRWVFLRHENNGRCIFTRVVPNGKVLRMPVAHAEGRFVFPREREEELLKRLLSQDQLVFRYCTEDGSPAFGAYPWNPNGSFYDIAGVCNRDGTVFGLMPHPERAYYGWQLPDWTRKGKAPPYGDGRAIFRSAIEYIISNF; from the coding sequence ATGCATGGAATAGGACGCTTGGAGGTTGATGTTATGGAAAGGTCTGAAGTCAAGGTTTGTATTGTGAGAGTTGGCGGGACTAATTGTGATGAGGAGACAAAGAGGGCCTTCGAAGATTTAGGTGTAGTGGCGGAAATAGTCCACCTTAATAGGCTGATTAAGGGGGCGAGGCTCAGCGACTATGAAATGCTAGTGATCCCAGGAGGCTTCTCCTACGGAGATTATGTGCGGGCTGGGGCGATACTGGCTAAGAGACTGATGGCTAGGATCAGAGGCGACCTACTAACCTTCGTAGAAAGCGGTAAACCAGTCTTAGGCATATGCAACGGTTTCCAAGTGCTGGTAGAATGTGGACTGCTTCCAGGCTTTGATGGTGTAAGCGATCTTCCTGAGGCCGCCCTAGCCACAAACTCTCCCATTGGCTACAGGTGTAGATGGGTGTTTCTTAGGCATGAGAATAACGGTCGATGCATATTCACACGGGTGGTGCCTAATGGAAAAGTTCTGAGGATGCCGGTCGCGCATGCTGAGGGAAGATTTGTTTTTCCAAGAGAGCGGGAAGAAGAGCTGCTGAAGAGGCTTCTCTCTCAGGATCAGCTAGTCTTCAGGTACTGCACTGAAGATGGGTCGCCAGCATTTGGCGCATACCCTTGGAATCCTAACGGCTCCTTCTATGATATTGCAGGAGTATGTAATAGGGACGGCACAGTTTTCGGTCTAATGCCGCATCCTGAAAGAGCTTATTATGGGTGGCAACTTCCAGACTGGACGAGAAAGGGAAAAGCTCCACCCTACGGAGACGGTAGAGCCATCTTCAGATCGGCCATAGAATATATCATATCTAACTTCTAG